One genomic window of Candidatus Zixiibacteriota bacterium includes the following:
- the greA gene encoding transcription elongation factor GreA yields MSKEGIRKAEEEYKRLRYKERPKIVAEIKRCMEMGDLSENAEYHAAKEAQTHIERKIADLEFKLAQVQVLDTDAIPSDKVYLFARVLVQDTDDDEEIEYTIAPPDETDIDNDVISVKSPIGAALLGKAEGDVVKVKVPAGTIEYKILKISRD; encoded by the coding sequence ATGTCAAAAGAAGGTATTCGCAAGGCTGAGGAAGAGTACAAACGCCTCAGGTACAAAGAACGCCCCAAGATTGTGGCCGAGATCAAACGCTGTATGGAAATGGGTGATCTATCTGAGAATGCCGAATACCACGCCGCCAAAGAGGCTCAGACACATATCGAGCGAAAAATCGCCGATCTGGAATTCAAACTGGCCCAGGTGCAGGTGCTGGATACAGATGCCATTCCCTCGGACAAAGTCTATCTCTTTGCCAGAGTGCTGGTGCAGGATACCGACGACGACGAGGAAATCGAGTACACGATAGCCCCGCCGGATGAGACCGATATTGATAACGATGTGATTTCGGTCAAGTCACCTATTGGTGCTGCGCTTCTGGGTAAAGCCGAGGGAGACGTCGTGAAGGTCAAAGTCCCCGCCGGAACGATCGAGTACAAGATTCTCAAGATTTCCAGAGATTAA
- a CDS encoding replication-associated recombination protein A — protein sequence MDIFESKDQPDGQAREDIRPLADRLRPKSFDEFVGQAKIVGEGTPLRKAIEVDNIYSMVFWGPPGTGKTTLARLIALMTNGQFIPFSAVSSSIKDVKAVISKAGNYYRMSGRRTYIFIDEIHRFNKAQQDAFLPYVEKGDIILIGATTENPSFEVNSALLSRMRVYVLERLQPEDLTTLVQRAITDRENGLGEMNLQLDDDAMEFLAAAADGDARRALALIEATSEFVGKEGTVTADVLKEVHQKGALVYDKAGEEHYNLISALHKSIRGSDPDASLYWLARMLDSGEEPLYVLRRLIRFATEDIGLADPYALTLTLNARDTYHFLGSPEGELAIAMAVVYMACAPKSNSIYSAFSRAQNDARNRGSLPVPLHIRNAPTDLMKDLEYGKGYKYAHDYEGGLTDQEHLPEELVGTEYYHPTQTGREARMAEYLEKFRQHRKGHK from the coding sequence ATGGATATATTTGAGAGCAAAGATCAACCCGACGGACAAGCACGCGAAGATATTCGCCCCCTCGCCGACCGTCTGCGGCCGAAATCATTCGATGAGTTTGTCGGTCAAGCCAAAATCGTCGGTGAAGGCACTCCCCTTCGCAAAGCCATCGAAGTCGACAATATCTACTCCATGGTTTTCTGGGGACCACCCGGCACCGGTAAAACGACTCTGGCCCGTCTGATCGCGCTCATGACGAACGGTCAGTTCATCCCCTTCTCAGCCGTTTCGTCATCAATTAAAGATGTCAAAGCGGTTATATCCAAAGCGGGCAATTATTATCGTATGAGTGGACGACGCACCTATATCTTCATCGATGAAATCCACCGTTTTAACAAAGCCCAGCAGGATGCGTTTCTTCCTTATGTCGAAAAGGGGGACATTATTCTGATCGGAGCTACGACCGAGAACCCATCGTTTGAAGTCAACTCCGCGCTGCTATCCCGGATGAGGGTCTATGTCCTGGAACGGTTGCAGCCGGAAGATTTGACCACATTGGTACAACGCGCGATTACCGACCGGGAAAATGGCCTGGGCGAAATGAATCTTCAACTTGACGATGATGCTATGGAGTTTCTTGCCGCTGCTGCTGATGGCGATGCTCGCCGTGCCCTGGCATTGATCGAAGCAACCTCGGAGTTTGTAGGCAAGGAAGGAACTGTCACAGCGGATGTTCTGAAGGAAGTGCACCAGAAAGGGGCGCTGGTTTATGACAAGGCGGGCGAGGAGCACTACAATCTGATCTCAGCGTTGCATAAGTCTATCAGGGGAAGTGACCCCGATGCATCGTTGTACTGGCTGGCGCGTATGCTCGATTCGGGCGAGGAACCGCTGTACGTTTTGCGGCGGTTGATTCGGTTCGCCACTGAGGATATTGGTCTGGCTGATCCTTATGCTCTGACACTTACTCTCAATGCTCGCGACACATATCACTTTCTCGGTTCTCCTGAGGGAGAACTGGCTATCGCGATGGCTGTCGTTTATATGGCCTGTGCTCCGAAATCAAACTCAATCTATTCGGCTTTCAGCCGCGCTCAGAATGACGCTCGCAACCGGGGCTCACTGCCTGTGCCGCTCCATATTCGCAATGCCCCGACTGACTTGATGAAGGACCTTGAGTACGGCAAGGGTTACAAGTATGCCCATGATTACGAAGGCGGTCTAACCGATCAGGAACATCTGCCCGAGGAACTTGTTGGCACCGAATACTATCATCCCACTCAGACTGGACGCGAAGCCCGGATGGCTGAATACCTTGAGAAATTCCGTCAACACCGCAAGGGCCACAAATAG
- a CDS encoding M48 family metalloprotease has product MNTLKVFALMLTMLLLFAGVGYMVGGQSGMMMAFGLAVVMNFFSYWFSDKIVIKMYKAREIKEQDHPLLYRVVRRVQTASDIPMPRIYIVPSKAPNAFATGRNVDHAAVAVTEGMLEMLNETELEGVIAHEFAHIINKDMLIGTLVATFAGAISILATMARWGAILGGHGRNDNRGGGLIGLLAAAIVAPLAA; this is encoded by the coding sequence ATGAACACACTAAAAGTATTCGCTTTGATGCTGACCATGCTGCTGTTGTTTGCAGGGGTGGGCTATATGGTCGGGGGACAGTCCGGCATGATGATGGCCTTCGGGCTGGCGGTTGTGATGAATTTCTTCAGCTATTGGTTTTCCGATAAGATCGTTATAAAAATGTACAAAGCCCGGGAAATCAAAGAGCAGGATCATCCCCTACTGTACCGTGTGGTCCGTCGAGTACAGACCGCATCGGACATTCCCATGCCCAGGATTTACATCGTGCCGTCCAAAGCTCCCAATGCGTTTGCCACTGGACGGAACGTGGATCATGCCGCAGTGGCCGTGACCGAGGGGATGCTGGAAATGCTCAACGAGACCGAATTGGAGGGAGTCATTGCCCACGAGTTTGCCCACATCATCAACAAGGATATGCTGATTGGAACTCTGGTCGCCACTTTTGCCGGGGCAATCAGCATACTGGCGACGATGGCACGCTGGGGGGCTATCCTGGGCGGTCACGGACGTAATGACAACCGGGGGGGGGGGCTGATTGGACTTTTGGCTGCAGCGATTGTCGCACCGCTGGCGGC
- a CDS encoding cation:dicarboxylase symporter family transporter, with protein MTTRTIHLILVAAMIVGAVLGGILGYLVPDFMLSIAVIGQLFLGALKLILIPLIISVIVVGISSLGDLRRLGRAARTTILYFLASSTVAVGVGLALAYFVRPGENVSHTTAPLYGRMTEALNSGLPEVFSALAPANMLQSIAQGQYLGLVILALLFGAVLVTMGKRTAVVINFFKIISEASMKLVSVLLYAAPLGLFVLVGSAVAVDPNSVTQLGGNMAMLGLTLLGGILIHGLIILPLMLKFMGGQWPGRLAGNLSSALLTALGTGSSAATLPVTYDGVIEKHKVDARAGSLVLPLGTMINLNGTAMYLAIAAIFVAQLAGVSLSAVEYALIGLLALVLSFGASGVAVPATGPFMLAMLMGAINYPVAAFGALTVLVVVDVIFERGRALLNVWGTAVGAVIVGESFEFKTARGITPSNKGERGSYDRSQRGQSHRSRNDRPISGERRGRDSRGRDSRPQRTRDSSRPASDRREGKRPIRGERPSNTRMERPPVRGRRPDNKSGSKPQSRPSQDRPSQKRPPKPSQQSSPPKTPVATQQSGKDRKPSVPRRAESTDKQSLRNRTESRSDREPRTASPVIRPEHATSDLSPETVERERTRIAAQLAEMRHKEERVQPSEEAAVSESITTQPQTEEEPKAEPKISPVIDFYSGPDTETPPVPTNESSHAPDLSIKVDSQPQSGAGEHSQPDPVNSVKVETRTIEAAPIEVEKQVENNLPDSDDKAEEPKKAAPEPAATFGRSRTRRGPARTSKPDSKSETDKPPLPAYNTENISFGRSKRKRTR; from the coding sequence ATGACAACACGAACTATTCACCTGATTCTCGTTGCAGCAATGATTGTAGGGGCTGTTCTTGGAGGGATACTTGGATATCTTGTACCGGATTTTATGTTGTCCATCGCAGTTATTGGACAACTGTTTCTGGGTGCCCTGAAACTTATCCTTATTCCCCTGATCATCTCCGTGATTGTGGTTGGCATTTCTTCACTTGGAGACCTGCGCCGTCTGGGCCGTGCCGCGCGGACAACCATCCTCTATTTTCTTGCCAGTTCGACCGTAGCAGTTGGTGTGGGGCTGGCTCTGGCCTACTTTGTCCGACCGGGAGAGAATGTCTCTCACACTACTGCACCACTTTACGGGAGAATGACCGAAGCGTTGAACTCCGGTCTTCCCGAGGTTTTTTCAGCCCTTGCCCCGGCCAATATGCTGCAATCAATTGCACAGGGACAGTACCTGGGTCTGGTCATTCTGGCCCTGCTGTTTGGGGCTGTATTGGTGACCATGGGCAAACGGACGGCAGTCGTCATCAACTTTTTCAAGATTATCTCTGAGGCGTCTATGAAGCTCGTCTCGGTACTGCTCTATGCCGCTCCGCTTGGACTTTTCGTGCTCGTTGGTTCCGCTGTAGCAGTCGATCCCAATTCGGTTACCCAATTGGGTGGTAACATGGCGATGCTCGGGCTTACTTTGTTGGGTGGTATTCTCATTCACGGGTTGATTATTCTGCCTTTGATGCTAAAGTTCATGGGTGGTCAATGGCCCGGACGTCTGGCCGGCAATCTGTCCTCGGCTCTGCTAACAGCGCTGGGAACCGGATCATCGGCGGCGACCCTCCCAGTGACTTATGACGGTGTAATCGAAAAACACAAAGTTGATGCCCGAGCGGGATCGCTGGTTCTGCCACTGGGAACGATGATCAATCTCAACGGCACTGCTATGTATCTAGCGATTGCGGCGATTTTCGTAGCACAACTGGCAGGCGTGTCCTTGTCGGCTGTAGAATATGCTCTGATTGGGCTGCTGGCCCTGGTCCTGTCGTTTGGAGCTTCTGGCGTCGCAGTTCCTGCTACGGGGCCGTTCATGCTGGCTATGCTAATGGGTGCGATCAACTACCCGGTAGCCGCATTCGGTGCACTCACCGTTCTGGTCGTGGTTGATGTCATTTTCGAGCGTGGACGAGCCTTGCTCAATGTATGGGGCACTGCTGTTGGTGCTGTGATTGTTGGGGAGTCGTTTGAATTCAAGACGGCTCGTGGCATCACGCCATCGAATAAAGGAGAACGCGGTTCCTATGATCGTTCACAACGTGGACAGAGCCACAGATCGAGAAATGATCGGCCTATCAGTGGAGAACGACGTGGCCGGGATTCAAGAGGGCGGGATAGTCGCCCACAACGAACAAGAGATAGTAGTCGCCCCGCGAGTGACCGCCGCGAAGGCAAACGTCCGATACGTGGAGAGCGTCCGTCGAACACTCGCATGGAGCGTCCACCAGTACGTGGTCGGCGCCCCGATAATAAAAGTGGGAGCAAGCCACAGAGCCGGCCATCTCAAGACCGACCGTCGCAAAAGCGGCCACCGAAACCCAGCCAGCAATCTTCACCGCCGAAAACTCCGGTAGCGACTCAGCAATCAGGGAAAGATCGGAAGCCATCGGTTCCACGCCGGGCCGAGAGCACGGATAAGCAAAGCCTCAGAAATCGGACGGAAAGCAGATCTGATAGAGAGCCTCGGACAGCATCACCTGTGATACGACCGGAACACGCTACCTCGGATCTTTCTCCTGAGACAGTTGAGCGAGAGCGTACCCGAATTGCTGCCCAGTTGGCCGAGATGAGGCATAAGGAAGAGCGAGTCCAACCTTCTGAGGAAGCTGCCGTATCTGAGTCAATAACGACTCAGCCCCAGACCGAAGAAGAACCGAAGGCTGAGCCAAAGATTTCTCCGGTAATAGATTTTTACTCTGGTCCTGACACAGAGACACCTCCTGTTCCAACCAATGAGTCGAGTCATGCTCCTGATTTGAGTATAAAGGTCGACTCACAACCACAATCCGGAGCCGGAGAGCATTCGCAACCCGATCCCGTCAATAGTGTGAAGGTGGAAACCAGGACAATCGAGGCGGCTCCGATAGAGGTTGAGAAACAGGTTGAGAACAATCTACCTGACAGCGACGACAAGGCAGAGGAACCGAAAAAGGCAGCACCCGAACCGGCAGCTACGTTTGGACGGTCACGGACACGTCGTGGTCCGGCTCGAACATCCAAACCTGACAGCAAGTCGGAGACGGACAAGCCTCCGCTTCCAGCCTATAATACGGAAAACATCTCGTTTGGTCGTTCGAAGCGCAAACGGACAAGATAG
- a CDS encoding dockerin type I repeat-containing protein has translation MSKRCDFVSRTASILTVAVVLLVCVATASAQSPAAVFRIDTSLNYPLGPTVGIPVILEYLEPGREINSLELTIGIGSQDQMQNYAGSTFRDLAMACNWGYLEWSETVHDCEGDHCPDWLLHLKLWDIPGESTCPIDAPLELGTMLFRTNGELDTFYPIRFFWSDCDENVVSFIGGEDTMLVSQNIFQYDGTDITADLPFLNYTGAPDSCLDPALDDTVRVRAIDFYHGGLKMTVVDTPFVARSAVKIEKTHGTDPGEVVDISITLETLSPGTEYLTISNFDFLIQWNPTAATFQSAQPGQLLVDCEWEYFTYRYSANASCGEGYCPSGVVRMVGLADTENGSHVPLCLADSVGELAVVTFLATTDPAWECIYSPIRWLWYDCGDNVVAVEPTGENLFVSNRIYDFDGSWWINQEREFPTTYGAPYECTGEIAPGKYSTRAIDYYHGGFDFTCADSIDNRGDINLNGIANEIADYVLFMNYFIYGLGVFINVEAQTAASDVNADGVPLTLDDMIYMYRIIIGDALPYPAPPSPPSPTVDTCVIVQDIDAQTVSIEYADSLAAVYMTFGDSILPVFDLPNHDAGGEYVAPHTKVLVVPQLSSTVPHFGAGELFTYTGTGHLLSAEVSYDGLMSIPVVIRVEGASGCCLNRGNVDGVGGSSQPVDVADLTYLVRYLFTGGSLPPCIEEGNVDGTTGSGGLINIADVTYLVAFMFVGGPPPPPCP, from the coding sequence ATGTCAAAACGATGTGATTTCGTATCAAGAACAGCATCAATCCTGACCGTTGCGGTAGTGTTATTGGTTTGTGTTGCGACTGCGTCGGCGCAATCACCGGCGGCGGTATTCAGGATCGACACATCACTGAACTATCCACTGGGTCCAACGGTAGGGATTCCAGTTATCCTGGAATATCTTGAGCCGGGGCGGGAGATCAACAGTCTCGAACTGACTATCGGTATCGGTTCTCAGGACCAGATGCAAAATTATGCAGGCAGCACCTTCAGGGACTTGGCCATGGCGTGTAATTGGGGTTACTTGGAATGGTCCGAGACTGTTCATGATTGTGAGGGAGATCATTGCCCCGACTGGCTGTTGCATCTCAAGTTGTGGGACATACCGGGCGAATCGACGTGCCCAATTGATGCCCCTCTCGAACTGGGCACAATGCTTTTTCGGACCAATGGGGAACTCGATACATTTTATCCGATCCGGTTTTTCTGGTCGGACTGCGACGAGAATGTCGTTAGTTTTATTGGCGGCGAAGACACCATGCTGGTGTCTCAAAATATTTTCCAATATGACGGCACTGATATTACCGCCGATCTGCCGTTCCTGAACTACACCGGTGCGCCGGATAGTTGTCTCGATCCGGCTCTCGATGACACCGTTCGTGTCAGAGCGATTGATTTCTATCATGGTGGACTGAAAATGACGGTGGTCGACACGCCGTTTGTTGCTCGTAGCGCGGTAAAGATTGAAAAGACACACGGCACCGATCCTGGCGAGGTGGTTGATATCAGTATCACGCTTGAAACCCTATCGCCGGGTACAGAGTACCTTACTATTAGCAATTTTGATTTCCTAATCCAATGGAATCCAACGGCGGCGACATTCCAGTCCGCTCAGCCCGGTCAGTTGTTGGTCGACTGTGAATGGGAGTACTTCACCTATAGGTACAGCGCGAATGCCAGTTGTGGTGAAGGATATTGCCCTAGCGGAGTGGTACGGATGGTGGGATTAGCCGATACCGAAAACGGGTCGCATGTTCCGCTCTGCCTAGCCGATTCTGTGGGCGAGCTGGCCGTAGTGACTTTTCTGGCCACAACAGATCCTGCATGGGAGTGCATCTACTCCCCGATCCGATGGCTGTGGTACGACTGTGGCGACAATGTCGTGGCAGTCGAGCCGACGGGTGAGAACCTCTTTGTCTCGAATCGAATATATGACTTTGATGGATCCTGGTGGATCAATCAGGAGCGTGAGTTCCCGACTACCTACGGAGCGCCGTACGAATGCACTGGAGAGATTGCCCCAGGCAAGTATTCGACGCGGGCGATTGACTACTATCATGGTGGATTTGATTTTACTTGCGCGGATTCCATCGACAATCGCGGCGATATTAATCTCAACGGAATTGCCAATGAGATCGCCGATTACGTTCTCTTTATGAACTACTTCATCTATGGCTTAGGTGTCTTCATCAACGTAGAGGCTCAGACTGCGGCCAGCGATGTAAATGCCGACGGGGTGCCTCTTACCCTTGACGATATGATCTATATGTATCGAATCATCATCGGTGACGCTCTGCCCTATCCAGCGCCTCCTTCTCCGCCCTCTCCAACAGTGGATACTTGTGTTATTGTTCAAGATATTGATGCACAGACGGTGTCTATTGAATATGCCGACAGTCTGGCTGCAGTGTATATGACATTCGGTGATTCAATACTACCCGTCTTTGATTTACCAAACCACGATGCCGGTGGCGAATACGTTGCTCCGCATACGAAAGTTTTGGTGGTTCCACAGCTTTCCTCCACAGTACCACATTTTGGTGCCGGAGAGTTGTTTACATACACCGGCACTGGACATCTGTTGTCGGCCGAAGTATCGTACGACGGTCTGATGAGTATTCCCGTCGTTATTCGCGTGGAGGGAGCCTCGGGGTGCTGTCTTAATCGCGGAAATGTTGATGGAGTCGGCGGTTCCAGTCAGCCGGTCGATGTGGCGGATCTAACGTACCTGGTAAGGTATCTGTTCACTGGTGGATCTTTGCCACCCTGTATCGAAGAAGGCAATGTGGACGGAACGACAGGCTCCGGCGGTTTGATTAATATTGCCGACGTCACCTATCTGGTAGCTTTCATGTTTGTTGGCGGTCCGCCGCCGCCGCCGTGTCCATAA